A genomic window from Cricetulus griseus strain 17A/GY chromosome 4, alternate assembly CriGri-PICRH-1.0, whole genome shotgun sequence includes:
- the Mrpl40 gene encoding 39S ribosomal protein L40, mitochondrial: MTTAVMLCAARALRPLSWIPGICQTQTRHTHQRASLLSFWELIPMRAEPLRKKKKVDPRKDQAAKDRLKRRIRKLERANQELIPIEDFITPLRFLDKSRKRPQEEHSFEESEQRALLLKRWALYKKQEHEAERDAIRAMLEAQQEALQELKLESPELYEEAIKRDPSLFPFEKEGPHHTPPISNYQAPEGRYNDITKVYAQVESKR; encoded by the exons ATGACTACCGCTGTGATGCTCTGTGCTGCGCGGGCTCTGCGGCCGCTGAGCTG GATCCCTGGAATCTGCCAGACACAGACCAGACACACCCACCAGAGAGCTTCCTTGCTGTCCTTTTGGGAGCTCATCCCCATGAG AGCAGAACCTCTgcggaagaagaagaaggtagaCCCTAGAAAGGATCAAGCGGCAAAGGATCGATTGAAAAGGAGGATCCGAAAACTGGAAAGAGCCAACCAAGAACTAATTCCTATTGAGGATTTTATTACCCCTTTGAGGTTCTTGGATAAGTCAAG AAAGCGACCTCAGGAGGAGCATTCTTTTGAGGAGAGTGAGCAAAGAGCTCTTCTGCTGAAGAGGTGGGCACTATACAAGAAGCaagagcatgaggcagagagggaCGCCATCAGAGCCATGCTGGAAGCCCAGCAAGAAGCTCTTCAAGAACTGAAGCTTGAGTCTCCAGAGCTCTACGAAGAGGCCATAAAGCGGGACCCCAGCCTGTTCCCCTTTGAGAAAGAAGGGCCACATCACACACCACCAATCTCTAACTACCAGGCCCCTGAAGGAAGGTACAATGACATCACCAAGGTGTATGCACAAGTAGAATCCAAAAGATAG